A window of the Archocentrus centrarchus isolate MPI-CPG fArcCen1 chromosome 17, fArcCen1, whole genome shotgun sequence genome harbors these coding sequences:
- the LOC115796281 gene encoding vang-like protein 2, producing the protein MDNESQYSGYSYKSSHSRSSRKHRDRRDRHRSKSRDSSSRGDKSVTIQTPGEPLLDAESTRGDDRDDNWGETTTVVTGTSEHSISNEDLTRVTKDLEESTPLECKRFVGPALGGCLSFFALVTPLAFLILPQVLWRDTLEPCNTPCEGLYISLAFKLLVLLISSWALFLRPPRATLPRFFVFRCLLMVLVFLFVASYWLFYGVRVLEQKEMDYRGIVEYAASLVDALLFIQYLALVLLEVRHLQPAFCLKVVRSTDGASKFYNVGHLSIQRAAVWVLDRYYSDFPVYNPALLNLPKSILSKKMTGFKVYSLDENTTNNSTGQSRAMIAAAARRRDNSHNEYYYEEAEMDRRIRKRKARLVVAVEEAFTHIKRLHEEEAASSPKHPREVMDPREAAQAIFAPMARAMQKYLRTTRQQAFHSMESILTHLQFCITHNMTPKAFLERYLTPGPTMQYQQQNGRGRQWTLVSEEPVTSALRQGLVFSLRRLDFSLVVTVTPLPFLRLGEEFIDPKSHKFVMRLQSETSV; encoded by the exons ATGGACAACGAGTCGCAGTACTCGGGCTACTCATACAAGTCCTCCCATTCCCGAAGCTCCCGAAAGCACAG GGATCGGAGGGACCGTCACCGCTCCAAGAGCCGAGACAGCAGCAGTCGTGGAGACAAATCAGTCACCATCCAAACACCTGGAGAGCCGCTGCTCGATGCAGAGTCAACCCGCGGAGATGACAGG GATGACAACTGGGGAGAGACCACCACTGTGGTCACTGGCACCTCAGAGCACAGCATCTCAAACGAGGACCTGACCCGCGTCACCAAAGACTTGGAGGAGTCAACTCCACTGGAATGCAAGCGTTTTGTGGGCCCGGCACTGGGAGGCTGCCTGAGCTTCTTCGCCCTGGTCACACCATTAGCCTTCCTCATCCTGCCGCAGGTCTTGTGGCGTGACACCCTTGAGCCTTGTAACACTCCCTGCGAAGGCCTCTACATCTCCCTGGCCTTCAAGCTCCTGGTCCTGCTAATCTCCTCCTGGGCGCTGTTCCTCCGCCCTCCCCGTGCAACCCTCCCCCGTTTCTTTGTCTTCCGCTGCCTCCTGATGGTGTTGGTGTTCCTCTTTGTGGCGTCGTACTGGTTGTTCTACGGTGTGCGAGTGTTAGAGCAAAAAGAAATGGACTACAGGGGGATTGTGGAGTACGCTGCCTCGCTGGTGGATGCCCTGTTGTTCATCCAGTACCTGGCTCTGGTACTACTGGAGGTCCGACACCTTCAGCCAGCCTTCTGCCTCAAGGTGGTGCGGAGCACAGATGGAGCTAGCAAGTTCTACAATGTGGGGCACCTCAG CATCCAGCGGGCAGCTGTCTGGGTATTGGACCGTTATTACAGCGATTTCCCCGTCTACAACCCTGCTCTGCTCAACCTGCCGAAGTCCATCCTTTCCAAGAAGATGACCGGCTTCAAAGTTTACTCTCTTGATG AAAACACCACCAATAACTCCACAGGCCAGTCCCGGGCCATGATAGCAGCTGCTGCCAGACGGAGAGACAACTCCCACAACGAGTATTACTATGAGGAGGCCGAGATGGATCGCAGGATCCGCAAACGCAAAGCCAG GTTGGTGGTGGCAGTGGAAGAGGCCTTCACACACATCAAGCGCCTCCACGAGGAAGAGGCGGCCTCGTCTCCCAAACACCCCAGAGAGGTGATGGATCCTCGAGAGGCAGCTCAAGCTATCTTTGCTCCTATGGCCCGGGCCATGCAGAAATACCTGAGAACCACACGTCAGCAGGCCTTCCACAGtatggagagcatcctgacgcACCTTCAGTTCTGCATCACGCATAACATGACGCCCAAG GCTTTCCTGGAGCGTTACCTCACCCCCGGCCCCACCATGCAGTACCAGCAGCAGAATGGCAGGGGGCGCCAGTGGACTCTGGTGAGTGAGGAGCCAGTGACCTCAGCCCTGCGTCAGGGCTTGGTCTTCTCCCTACGACGCTTGGACTTCTCCCTTGTTGTCACAGTGACGCCACTTCCCTTCCTGCGGCTCGGGGAGGAGTTCATCGACCCAAAGAGCCACAAGTTTGTCATGAGGCTGCAGTCTGAGACCTCAGTGTAA